A genomic window from Gossypium hirsutum isolate 1008001.06 chromosome D12, Gossypium_hirsutum_v2.1, whole genome shotgun sequence includes:
- the LOC107945497 gene encoding glycerol-3-phosphate acyltransferase 1 — protein MVFPVVFLKLADWVLYQLLANSCYRAARKVRNYGFFLRNQIPRSSSQQQAASLFPSASHCDVGNNIRSSQTLVCDIHGVLLRAKTFFPYFMLLAFEAGGILRAFLLLLSCSFLWVLDYELKLRVMIFISFCGLRMKDIESVGRAVLPKFYLENLNLQAYEVWSKTSSRVVFTSIPRVMVEGFLKEYMAVDDVVGTELHTVGNRFTGLLSSSGLLVKHKALKAYFGDKKPDVGLGSSSLHDHHFISLCKEAYVVHKEDGRNNQSCLMPRDKYPKPLIFHDGRLAFLPTPFATLCMFLWLPFGIVLAIFRILVGICLPYRLAIFWGSLSGVQLTFQGCFPSSNSEQKKGVLYVCTHRTLLDPVFLSTALCKPLTAVTYSLSKMSEIIAPIKTVRLTRDRKQDGETMKKLLSEGDLVVCPEGTTCREPYLLRFSSLFAELADEIVPVAMSAHVSMFYGTTASGLKWLDPIFFLMNPRPSYHVQILGKVPPEFTCAGGRSSFEVANYIQRKLADALGFECTTFTRRDKYLMLAGNEGIVRENKRN, from the exons ATGGTTTTTCCTGTGGTATTTTTGAAGCTAGCGGACTGGGTCTTGTACCAGCTGCTGGCTAACTCATGTTATAGAGCCGCCAGGAAGGTGAGAAACTATGGGTTCTTTCTAAGGAACCAAATTCCTAGGTCGTCATCACAGCAGCAAGCTGCTTCTTTGTTCCCTAGTGCTTCCCACTGTGATGTAGGCAACAATATTAGAAGCTCTCAAACACTGGTTTGTGATATTCATGGAGTCTTATTAAGAGCAAAAACCTTTTTCCCTTACTTCATGCTACTTGCTTTTGAAGCTGGAGGCATTTTGAGAGCCTTTCTGTTGCTTTTATCGTGCTCCTTTTTGTGGGTTTTGGACTATGAGCTCAAATTGAGGGTAATGATTTTTATATCCTTCTGTGGGCTTAGGATGAAGGACATTGAGAGCGTTGGCAGGGCTGTTTTGCCAAAGTTTTATCTTGAGAACCTTAATCTCCAAGCTTATGAAGTTTGGTCTAAAACAAGTTCAAGGGTTGTGTTTACAAGTATACCTAGAGTTATGGTGGAAGGATTTCTCAAAGAATACATGGCCGTCGATGATGTTGTAGGAACTGAATTGCACACTGTTGGGAACCGATTCACAGGCTTGTTATCCAGCTCCGGTTTGCTGGTAAAGCACAAAGCTTTAAAGGCATACTTTGGTGATAAAAAGCCAGATGTTGGCCTCGGAAGTTCAAGCCTCCATGACCATCACTTTATCTCCCTTTGCAAG GAAGCCTATGTGGTGCACAAGGAAGATGGTAGAAACAATCAAAGTTGTTTGATGCCAAGGGACAAGTACCCGAAGCCACTTATATTTCATGATGGGAGACTAGCTTTCTTGCCAACACCATTTGCAACACTTTGCATGTTCTTGTGGCTTCCATTTGGGATAGTTCTCGCTATATTTAGGATTCTGGTTGGTATCTGCCTGCCTTACAGGTTAGCTATTTTCTGGGGTTCTCTGAGTGGAGTACAGCTAACTTTCCAAGGCTGCTTTCCTTCATCCAATTCAGAACAGAAAAAAGGTGTTCTATATGTCTGTACCCATCGAACTCTTTTAGACCCAGTTTTCCTTAGCACAGCATTGTGCAAGCCTTTGACAGCCGTGACCTACAGCTTGAGCAAAATGTCTGAAATAATAGCTCCCATCAAGACAGTTAGGTTAACCAGGGACCGGAAGCAAGATGGAGAAACCATGAAAAAGTTGCTGAGTGAAGGTGATTTAGTGGTGTGTCCTGAAGGAACTACATGCAGAGAGCCTTATTTGTTAAGGTTTAGTTCATTGTTTGCTGAACTAGCTGATGAGATAGTTCCAGTAGCCATGAGCGCTCATGTAAGTATGTTTTATGGAACAACTGCAAGTGGGTTGAAATGGTTGGATCCCATTTTCTTCCTGATGAACCCTAGACCTAGCTACCATGTTCAAATCCTTGGAAAGGTGCCCCCAGAGTTTACATGTGCCGGGGGCAGATCTAGCTTTGAAGTGGCAAATTATATTCAGAGAAAGTTGGCCGATGCACTGGGATTTGAGTGTACTACCTTTACTAGGAGAGACAAGTACTTGATGTTAGCAGGTAATGAAGGGATTGTCCGTGAAAATAAGAGAAATTGA